A stretch of Lathyrus oleraceus cultivar Zhongwan6 chromosome 6, CAAS_Psat_ZW6_1.0, whole genome shotgun sequence DNA encodes these proteins:
- the LOC127094723 gene encoding uncharacterized protein LOC127094723, with amino-acid sequence MDFYNGRHFLHHYKIPDPPASTDVYSPLSSPLWSLPSPSQTLVSLHPNQTPPLRNFLGHNTSRISQSPLCGPWIASSTPAHDNNSYLSASPVTDTFKSSSIKGTSAPSSSSIKNVPPNLQASNVGLQNVFLQTTPLFNTNNVTVSSARHSCDPKSKKRKKVTTESEDLGHKAIHMQSHLVSTPVVSNHISPANATATPVVNVPVTTVEKSVESVSPLSLPDRLKTWDTKTGKQIKKKMVEHLSYVNSCCPSRRGPPLVVSGSDDGTAKLWDMRQRGSIQTFPDKYQITAVSFSDASDKIYTGGIDNDVKIWDLRKGEVIMTLQGHQDMITSMQLSPDGSYLLTNGMDCKLCIWDMRPYAPQNRCVKILEGHQHNFEKTLLKFGWSPDGSKVTAGSSDRMVYIWDATSRRILYKLPGHNGSVNESVFHPKLLHFLINLLP; translated from the exons ATGGATTTTTACAACGGTCGGCATTTCCTGCATCATTACAA AATACCAGATCCTCCCGCCAGTACCGATGTGTACAGTCCCCTGTCATCTCCCCTTTGGAGTCTACCGTCTCCCTCACAGACACTTGTTTCATTGCATCCTAATCAAACTCCACCACTGAGAAACTTCCTCGGGCATAATACATCTAGGATATCCCAATCCCCACTTTGCGGACCATGGATTGCTTCTTCTACACCTGCACATGATAACAATTCCTATCTCTCTGCATCACCTGTCACTGATACATTTAAGTCCAGTTCAATCAAAGGAACCTCTGCACCTTCTTCCTCTAGCATTAAGAATGTCCCACCTAATCTGCAAGCTTCTAATGTAGGTCTACAAAATGTATTTCTGCAAACTACTCCTCTGTTTAATACAAACAATGTGACGGTATCATCTGCCAGGCATTCTTGTGATCCAAAGTCCAAAAAAAGGAAAAAGGTTACAACAGAGTCTGAGGATCTTGGCCACAAGGCTATTCATATGCAGTCCCATCTAGTATCAACTCCTGTTGTCAGCAACCATATATCTCCTGCTAACGCCACTGCAACCCCTGTTGTGAATGTGCCAGTAACTACTGTTGAAAAATCAGTTGAGTCTGTATCTCCTCTATCTCTTCCTGATCGCCTCAAAA CATGGGATACAAAAACaggaaaacaaataaaaaaaaagatgGTAGAGCATCTCTCATATGTCAATAGTTGCTGTCCTTCCCGGAGGGGGCCTCCTCTTGTTGTCAGTGGCTCTGATGACGGAACAGCAAAATTATGGGACATGCGTCAAAGGGGTTCCATCCAAACATTCCCTGATAAATACCAAATCACTGCTGTCAGTTTCTCTGATGCCTCAGATAAGATCTACACTGGTGGTATTGATAATGATGTTAAGATATGGGACTTACGTAAAGGTGAGGTTATCATGACACTTCAAGGTCATCAAGATATGATTACGAGCATGCAATTGAGCCCAGATGGTTCCTACCTTCTTACAAATGGCATGGATTGCAAGCTATGCATTTGGGATATGCGTCCGTATGCTCCACAAAATCGATGTGTGAAGATTTTAGAAGGCCATCAACACAACTTTGAGAAGACTTTGTTGAAATTTGGTTGGTCACCTGATGGAAGCAAGGTCACAGCTGGGAGTTCTGATCGAATGGTTTACATTTGGGATGCCACTTCTCGAAGAATATTGTATAAGCTTCCTGGACACAATGGGTCTGTTAATGAGTCTGTTTTCCATCCCAAACTCCTCCATTTCCTCATTAACCTGCTACCATAA
- the LOC127094724 gene encoding uncharacterized protein LOC127094724 — translation MGPKVEVVISENVMPDEVTTPHTRPHGNSPMIDTSFNSAQFDFTISFTPLQPIPPTSLSIPFGTISTPISKQLSISVTITTPTPTISVTIPILIPTISESTITTTVPIIYETTTTTTPITTVTNLPQIPQILLSQILNPNESIRPEQTPTIKTEQPFEPTPPPIIEPNPLTLNQINQKTSLLIQSFPHPLHSYSLSLKCVLF, via the coding sequence atgggacCAAAAGTAGAAGTTGTTATTTCTGAGAATGTTATGCCTGATGAAGTAACTACTCCTCATACCAGACCTCATGGTAATTCTCCTATGATTGATACTTCTTTCAATTCTGCTCAATTTGATTTTACTATTTCATTTACTCCTCTTCAACCAATTCCACCAACATCACTCTCCATCCCTTTTGGAACCATATCAACTCCCATTTCAAAACAACTAAGTATATCTGTTACAATTACCACCCCTACACCAACTATTTCTGTAACAATTCCAATACTAATTCCAACTATATCTGAATCAACCATCACTACTACTGTTCCAATTATTTATGAAACAACTACAACTACTACCCCGATAACCACTGTAACCAATCTACCACAAATACCTCAAATTCTTCTCTCCCAAATCTTGAATCCAAATGAAAGCATCAGACCTGAACAAACCCCCACTATAAAAACTGAACAACCATTTGAACCAACACCACCACCAATTATTGAACCAAACCCACTGACCCTAAACCAAATCAACCAGAAGACTTCTCTTCTGATTCAATCTTTTCCACACCCTCTTCATTCATACTCACTATCCCTAAAATGTGTGCTTTTCTAG